ccccccccccaagcgaatttttttaggaactgcgggtcaaaaaaattttttcgacctctagtatgcgtgtaccaaacggctaacctgtacatcgatttgcggtattcctttgaaattggggtcgagcggcttccgctaggATAGAAAAACAGTTATAAAATTGGAGTTTAATAGATTCATAAATTCATAAGACACGAAAGTGTAGTAACAACAATAGTATCTAATACCAACAAATTTAAACAACATACAATGAGTGaatgtatatttattagtaAACGTTTACTTACAAGAATATGTacttataattaggtatttgtCGTTGAATACTTTATGTTAATTTCTACTATTAATgttaataaacaattttatttgcaACACTTTCGTAGCATAAAGTTTTTATCTTAAAACAGTATTGTAATCCACCTTAACAAACgttaaaaaattattaactacataaacaaaacacaactgataaaatttaacaaaacaagATGTAAAACTTAAATGTACcataaatactataaacaatATCGTTTGAACTAGACTCCAAATTCCTGTGTGCGCAACTTATGGCACCTATTTAGTTGTAGCTCgagtgactgctacataatgcttaattatgtacagttacatacactgctttacaCACATTTTATGAACTTTCTATGATGTGTTCAAActgcctaccgcgaaccacgttcgatgtgttgcctctctgtcgcacttgttaaTTCGTACCTATGTGTGACAgcgaggcaacacgtcgaacgtgattCGCGGTAAGCCCTCAGGGACCGTATGTTACGACTGTCATTGCGGCATTGATCACACTGTTTGCAATTGACATTAAATTTCGAATAAAatgtcatctcgactgatattagaattgAAGTCAAATCAAATTCTTTTGGTTTTCAGAGACGTTAGAAATATGAATGTCATAAAATttaaatcgatgttattattatgcaataataacattttaacaGATAAGAAATTTGTTCCAACAAAACAGcggaactattattactaacgtatacatagaaccggcacagagaaccagtgttttgcgccatgagttgctgccgttttggcatgaAACCATAGTAGCGGAACGTGAATCGGcgcggcgcttacgacgttttggtcgcatgGTACAGGtcgcgattgcgacaatttcattgtttggtatgtcgtctgtCTGTACAATAACAATAACTCAAGTGTGTAAGTTAACTTTTTGCTCCGACTTGAATAGAACTCAGTGAGTGTAATTAcaaacggcatattttcatagaatttgACATTAACGATGACATTGCtatactttgtcattgcaaataccatgcagagttagcttggtcggaCGCTATCATAATGCTGCTGCTGGCAGTAAATTGCGGTTTATGAACGCATCATAAAAGGGTTTATGTGATATGTGTTTAGATAAAGTCGTTTTaagttattgtattgtatatgtacctacttaactttAATATGTAGTTCTATGTTTTCCGATTTGGCAGGACTCGGGAGTACCGTGCCCCAGATTTGCCTACACTAAAAtgctaaaaatgtataattataagaaatgtatagcctttttgtaaaaaatatatcactAAGCTACTAATAATAACAAACTCGTGTCCCAATGTTTTAAAATGACTAGGTGAATCCTATTTATAATCTacaaagtaaaagaaaaacacAATTCATATAGTTACCTAACGCACGAATTAGCACGAAATATGAATGCAATTTAAGACCAGTCTATTTTTTCACCTCCAGTTTAATATAGTGCCAATGTGCAAGcgatcataataatttattgcttTGAGAACTAAGTACCCCTTCTGATGAAGTATTGAGCCACATTAACTTAAGAACCTATTATTAAGTCACAATACCAATCACTGGACCGATTACCTTTCAAATCCTTTGTCTtaaatctcatcatcatcatctcattGTATTAAATAACGACCTCAAAAATTTGTTCATATATTAATTTACATGGAATAAGAGgtataatattagataaaatATGACAAGCTGAGATGTTACATTTGGAATTATGATATCGTAACCTGCTTCCTAATGACATCACAaacatattattgtacctactcTGAGTAATCTcagttaagattaaaaattgGAATGTGACACGATTTTCTGGGCTTAAGTACCTTTTAaagatattatattacataaagATATTTCTTACTAGAGAAACCTTTCAGATCTTTTGAGAAATTTTTAGGGAGAAATATCCAGTCGAATATTAGTGGATAAATCCTTAAATTTGCGTTTTGTTAAAGTTGTCCCCGTATACCTATAGACGTTATTATTATGATAACCATGGCGGATATAGTACAGTTTTTATCATCAATATAACATTCAACGATTTTTTTCTATATTGGTATAGTATTGAAATTATTTCGCTCATGAAACAATTACGCAATTTTTCCTAAGTAATTCACGGATATTGACTTAATTTTAAACGCTTTTTGAACTACAAAGCTAAAGGCACATGCCTGAACATTGAGATGATTGACGAACAGTTTACATAAGTGGTGGATGGATTCGTTTTTTCTCCTCCTCGTCCTCGCGCCCGATATCGATGGAAGACGGAGATGGAAGCCCGCACGGCCACTGTAGAGACTCCGCTTCATGGGTCATAATGTGTTCAGCTTCCACTGtgatataaaacataaaaataatgttaataaagcTATTCTCAGGTTAAGATTACGTacctgtaattattttatttatttttaacttaatatTACTTGGCTATCGGCATGGTATTTGCGGTTCTTGAATTCGACGCCACTTTTATTTTAGACGCGGTGAAACATATTGCGGCGTCAATTTTGGCTTCCTTTGTGTGACTTTGTGTGACGTCACACAAAAAACATCgtacatttttttcatttatgtgttacatttttgcatatttttgtgATTATTCCAATtgtgctgggcaaaggccttcccGCTCCCTTTCCAATCCTTCCTGTGCTACTAAACCTTACTAAATCTTGTGCTTTGTGCCTTactaaattttaaacttaagACGAACCAAGAAATTCCAAATAAATTTGTTGACTCACGGGaattattgaattgaatatatttatttcagatttacatccatattttgttagtataacttaagaactaatgttaaatttgtacataataatactacaactatatatacataacctattatttataaacaaacaCTTCAAATCAAAGTCAAACAGTTAATATTTTTGActtggtaaaaaatattgctAAAGTGTCTTTAATTCGCTCTAGTCTGAAGCTGTCGTGAATATATAGACCTCGTTAGCAAAATTTTacttaaccccccccccccccctcgttgcacaatgtacctactattaattTAGCCGTTACAGTCAtgaatttaatttcataaagaattatgttttatattaaaactgaACCCAATAACTTTGTGATAACAAGGCTACTAATACTAATTACTGTCATTGTAAATGATAATGAttcaaatatagttggtcaagtaaatcttcagtaaataggaacaaaaaaactatactcattattttcttttgggtgctagtactagtgtaagacaaagatagtatgattctctctgtctatgtttgaaatgagacagtcctttgacaaactataaataagTAGCTCAGTAAATCAGGTAAGGTAACTTAGATAATTATAACAAGGTAGATATTACACTTCTAGCTAACGACCAAACAATAAGGAAAGCTACTTACTTCTAATCCTATGGACTTTGTTTCCATAGGCTAGGTCCCAATAATAAAGGGTCACAAAGGTTAAGGGTATTAGTGGCATCAGAAGATAGGGCCTCTTTGTCCTCCTGAAACTGTTTGGGAGGTAAATATGATTAAGGAATTGGAAAAAATGAGTGTAATTGGAAAACTGAAAGGTAAATGTATTTATCAATCACTATGACATCACTGGAGGTtcgtaaaacatatttttcctaccagtgatgttattatgatttAGAGATACGGGTATCACTATTTTAATATTGATAGAATAAAAATCCATAATGATAAATATTAGACAAAGAATGAAACATGCACATGAGCAGTAGAAGTATTAGTAAAATGTTAAGGAATTACATTATCGAATACCTCCTGAGTCTGCaaaaaattttaattataaatcagtataattttgtacgttttatttacctactattCTAGTGAGATATCTAAATCAactttatatgtaggtatacagtCTACtcaacattgttaaaattaaaaatatgtacatacccTGTGACTAAACCAGTGATTGCGGTAATGTAAAAAGTAGTCATCCAAAGACAGGTATCTCTATTTTTAGCAATTTGCAATGCCATTTGTCGCTCTTGCAGTTGATATTGTAACTGAATTTGTCTTTCCATCTGAAAATTGTAAGTCACATAATTTGTCATTATCAAAAAATACTTTACTTAATATTTGACCTAGATTatacaaaacaaacataatCATGAATTTGACCTTGATTTTATTAACTGACTGAATAAAATCTTGAttctttatataattttcttcAATGTTTACTGCAAAATAATTCCCCATTTTTGGCAACGATAaacttaatttatataaatagttaattaataaaacaagATACGACGCAACGCCCCACTTTCACGATCACTACCTACTGACAGTAGACAGTACTGGTCCGGACGGTCCGGTCCGAACCGACAGTACTGTCACTGAATCTTATCAGCTGATTGTTGTCAAAGCAAGCGCGACGGTATTGATCTCTTTCGTCTCGTTAGTTTTTCTGTTAGTGTTAAAATGTCAATTAACGACTTATCTATagcaaaatttaaatatgagtaaaataattgaattcgACACAAATATTGACTTATCCAAAattctttaggtatttattctAAATTACCCATTTGTCCCATTTTATCGATTTAGACTTCAAGCAACCAACGTTTGGTAGCAACACTACTGCAATGTTGTCAAACGAAACGTCAAAATTATTCCCGCCAAATTTACCAGTTCTCATAGAGTCATAGTCAGTCATATAGTCAGGTCAGAGCGTATCTAAGTGACTTAGGCGAACCATCCAGCAtttagttgttttataaaaataattaaggttATATAAAAGCCCAAATGGGTATTCAGGGCTTAACAAAACTTATAGCAGATATAGCTCCGCAGGCCGTAAAGGAAATGGAGATCAAAAACTACTTCGGTACGCTTGCTGATTCGTTGTGAATATAACCTTAATCTGTACACAAAAAACTGACGAAATACCCCGATTTCAGGACGCAAAATCGCTATCGACGCTTCTATGAGTCTTTATCAGTTTCTAATAGCAGTAAGAAGCGAAGGTAAGCTATATTTTCTCATCGAAATTTaaccataatcataatattgtttattgcaccatggtaaAAATCAAGATGTTTCATGACGAATACATTAACTTTGTGCCTACGTTTATCCTACTCAAAGGACATAGACCGCCGTTATATATGTGGTACatagttcaaattaaaaatacgagTAGGCAAGAGGTTGAATGTCCtcgttaatttattattattatttgtatctccttggatatcacgggcattattattatactctttatttattcttcttaggttagtgtttttataatatggatataaaagtaaaatacaaaaacacttacaaaacaatacaaaatacatataaacacattataaaaacctaacctagggtgccgccagcagcggggcagggcccaagctgccggtggttagggccgcagagagaggaaccgacggactatccgcgccgtgtccaagatcaccgccttctgcatctgacccttgatccaaccacctagcgagtctctcaaggtgttggtcgagactctttgctatgagaccgttcgctgaaacgactatcgggacaatgattaTCGAATCAACATGAGCATGGCgtttatctcgtgagccaagtctaggtacttactggacttgtccttctcggctttcacgagattatcatcatgggggatggtgatgtcgacgagcacggcccggcgttgcgatcgatctattatcacaatatcaggcttattggctacaatagtcctgtcagtgatgatagatcgatcccaatagagcgtagCACGACCATTCTccagaactggcacaggtaaatacttgtagtatggtcgcagtccacaaggccatatagaagagcaagctgctggtgaataatcctggctacgagattatgtctgtgcaagtactcgccgttagcaagattcaacaaccggaaatgatatgactgagtgactctccgggacggcggcatgcccgacaaatgtcgaccgtaccgtcgtTCAGGATATATTTCGGATAGTCGattcctgacaaaagactgttaaggacttttgtgagccgactgagaAAGCGCTCTTTCACCGTCCGTCTAAAACCCTcatcctcaatacccaacgactgtctaaggtatttataggtttctgattcagagatagatctgaaagacagtctcagaaagttgtaaatttgttgaacttaCAACCTTCCCCcactgtacatgcataaccgcacacttatcaacaccaaactccattctgagggcggtactgaaaacttctgtggttttcagtagcaccatcaagtcttggttatttgccGCAAATagtttgaggtcatccatgtacagagggtgcgaaatgacttcaccctctctccgaagccggcaacctaaccctgaatccttcagcagggtgctgaggggattcagagctaggcagaacccacaattattattattattatatagttaTAGGCGAGCAGTTATTTAGCTGATGAGCCTATGTCACACAGTGCAATTTAGTGCTATAAAATGCCAGTTAATGTTTTTCGCTTCTTTAGGGGCCCAACTGACGTCTGTCGACGGAGAAACAACATCCCACCTGATGGGTACATTTTACCGTACCATCCGGTTGATAGAAAATGGTATCAAACCGGTTTATGTGTTTGATGGCAAGCCACCGGAGTTAAAGTCTCACCAGCTGAACAAGCGAGCCGAGCGCCGCGAGGAGGCTGAGAAGGAGCTGCAGAAGGCTACAGAAGCAGGTAATAAACATTCACTTTATTTCAAGTCAAATCAATGTGGGGAAGACCCTGcatataacatttttgtttGAGAAGACTGTCAATAGGGCAAGAACTTGTATTTGGGTTAGACCAGTGGTGGGCAAAGTACGGCCCGCGGGCAACCTCCGGCCCGTGCAAGAATTTTATCCGGCCCGCTACCGGTCCTTCGAGATAATTAGTATATGGCTTGCAACGTAACGGTTTCAAATCAATTAATTTCCTGCCCCCCATAAAAAAGTTAGCCTACCACTGGGATAGACTGTAGCAACGGGGATGGGGGTACAAAATTTGTATACATACTTTGCTCAGACACAGAACGTAAGATCTAGGCTCCTTCTCTACTGAACTTCTGTAAGTGCAGTATGTGTATAAAAGCAAGAGTTAGATTAGAAGTTTGGGTGATATTGTCACTGAGTGACGAAACCCcataaaaaatagatataaaaacCTCCGAATGACctcattttttttcttcaatgtaaaaaaaatagattagaAGTAACAAAAGAGCTCTTAGACGGTCTTACCTGATAGatggtcttctccacattgacctcaTGTTATTTTCTAATTCACCACATTGTTTGTGTCCTTAAGACTAAAGATAAAACAACAAAGACTGGTTGTATGGCTGACTCTGTATCTCTATATTGTGTAATTATCTGTTGGTGATTCTTCTAAATCCAATTTAGTAGATCATCTTATTACTAGTACATTTAATCACAAAACTTCTATAAACTAATTggtataaaatatttgaataatttCCAATATCAAAAGCCAAAtgtgtttaatattttgattcTTTTTAACCTACAAAATAGGACTAGGATTACCTTAGGTTTGGCTGCATAAACACCCAATTTCAAATATGTATATCCTTTAAAACATTTTCTTCTCCAGGTGACCAAGCATCGATCGAGAAGTTCAACCGTCGGCTAGTGAAGGTGACCAAGCAACATGGAGAGGAGGCTCGCTCGCTCCTGAAGCTCATGGGCATACCTGTAGTGGAAGCTCCATGTGAGGCAGAGGCCCAGTGTGCGGCACTTGTAAGTTTAATGGTTGATGACTCAAGCAGGGActggcccgctatcccttacaGAGGgttttgcataaggcttaactcaccataccctttgccagataaaaccctttcattttgcttttaaagcCCTTAAATAAAGCTAAcccatttgagtaatcggtagcccaaaacccttatcatccgctcaccaacaccttgcatatcgcttataagggttagccttgggcttccttttagcatataagcgtgctaatttaaatcGTCTACGTTGTTCATAAAgtacacattacttcgaatccgagctatcgtcggcggcggcggcggagtTCTTTGATAGATTATGTATatctaatcctgtctctttcacgcaaggcCTGCCTGCCTCTCTCTTCCTACGGCATTACTAAAGGGAAAGCTTTATAAAAAGTGCCTAAGAGgtcggtgtcgattttagtcgcaaaaatggaaaattgatagatttagtctgtgaaattgtacgccttttgttacctaattgaaataacaagtactggtttctattagcacatcTTCTTATCTTGTCTtgtcagataatttttttgaaaactgacaaaattagtaatgattttttttctgatggacgtttaggtaaacgcgtgtaaagcactgattttgtcgctcttattagaatagaatagaatagaataatatttattcaggcaacacatcattattacattacaaagatacattaacaacaacaagaaagaaaaaacaaaggtgaaaaatacaaaactaaactaaactgacagataaggatgtgaggctgaaatggtctccactcagcaatgcagttggcacgaCTAAGCGTAAATAAGCGTAAgtgtatttgtaaatttcgtaaagtttgcactgctaaaaatggtaaatttgtattacacatattctgtacttgacctttatcagattacatttttgttatatgacttagagttcgaggaaatgaaagttaaacgaattcaatctTCTcaagaaatgacctcaaaataagtgacaatttctccgaaaatctacttattttcgacgtaattttaatacttaaacaatctacaacatttgctggaACTATTCTTAtccatcaatttgtataatttaccaccataattttttgatgaacttttaaaaactgctccttttcatatattaccggcgacgcacgctcgcgacctcttTATTAAAAGGCACGATGataagacgtgctaatagaaaccaatacttgttatttagatattacgtgacaaaacgtgtataatttcaacgactaaatgtatcatatttttgctccaaaatcgacaccggcctcttaatgataagggtaacccttattaagggaatgaatgggcttgcagttcaaactggaaagtctttcaatgtgttagccgtgtttaagggacGCCCATTGAGAGGCTTTTaacgcggaaagggttgtccggtccctggtgtcAAGGTCAAGTAAGAGTTGGATGTAGGTGATGTCAAATATACTCTATGGGTGATGTGGTCGGAGAAGGTTATACAAACTGTCCAGGACTGGACCGGGCCCAGCGGAAGAATATGATTTGAGCCCTACATCAACAGAAGGTAACAGGATGCAAAGAAAGAAGAGGAATGGGTCCAAGCAGCGTTTATGAATGGTGGTTGCCTAAAAAAGCTATTAAGTAACTTTCGAGAGTCAAAAAGGAACAGATatgcaatgttccaacagctgtGTTGCCacattagccgggtccacacagagcgagcatacgcgcgaggcaatttcctcgcgtaCAAAACGGTCAGTCCTCGGCcggggcggcgcgcgcgaggcacgtctactctggccgttttgtgcgcgaggaaataggctatttgactaatttttgaaaatggttttaattgattgtttatgacttaataattacactacattgatatttccgtgaaatttcctgtattaaatataaaaaaacaatgttaaactttatttattttgaacgcgccttaaacggtgtttttgcaaaggggctaatcacgtgacacgtgtgacgtcacacgcgagtaaactcagtcaatgaccttagtaaatcttatggtttatgtgcattgaattgattatttcactgtaaaatggtacataaatggtgtatagtgccgcaatgttcaagtacgactataaaaaatccagataaattgtttgtttccgttccaacgaatcccaaaaaaataaaaatgtggttaaaactagcgcgaagagacccaaagagcattttagcgcatacaaatgtttttatgtgtgaagaccacttcgatgtaagtaatatttaactgtaaataaatatggtagttaaagcagcggattttgttgtatttaatatattactacataacctcataacatagctctttcagcattagtaggtagttagtagcatactttttctttcaaactaaagtgcagtatggggagatactattctcgtcatcgtattctatatatatatcgtcgtcgtattcgtatcatcgaaatcgaaatgttcgtaaataaacaatttctacgtatactcacacagctgtttttacatttctaagttccgcagcatagtaatccggattatctttaaagaaaagtgcaaccattaatgcgtctatgtctggtaggttgccgctatcagctttcacatatttcggctccattttgagattcttatgaatattgtgctactagatatacggataaatcggaatatatcagaaaactgtggaacaataactaaaattaactaaatacaaataaaacagttaaaacactcaaggcaatcaaaaatgtttacccgcgtgtgacgtcatccgagcgttgaccaatcacagagcgttcacgtccctgatgaaatttcaaaaaatattaaattttctttcgtttatattccaaaaactaaacataatttacattcaaatatagtgaataatactttattagtttattatctttcaggatgacagcaattcgttatatatttttaatgttgtcaaataccctattgcctcgcgcgtatgctcgctctgtgtgggcCCGGCTTATTAAGAAATCGGCTTCCTACCCTTATTTTCTTGGATAAAAAATAGAAGTGTCAGTTACTTTTGAGTCCGTTCACTCACATTTCAACTTGCAAAAACCTATCAGAATTATCTATTAAATATTTCAGGTTAAAGCTGGCAAAGTGTTCGCAACAGCAACAGAAGATATGGACGCTCTCACGTTCGGTGCCAACGTGTTGCTCCGCCATCTTACCTTCTCCGAGGCCAGGAAAATGCCTGTTCAGGAGATACATCTAGACCGAGTTTTAGACGGGCTGGAGCTTAAACACAATGAGGTAACTTATTAA
This DNA window, taken from Cydia strobilella chromosome 21, ilCydStro3.1, whole genome shotgun sequence, encodes the following:
- the LOC134751121 gene encoding plasminogen receptor (KT) isoform X2 — its product is MGNYFAVNIEENYIKNQDFIQSVNKIKMERQIQLQYQLQERQMALQIAKNRDTCLWMTTFYITAITGLVTGFRRTKRPYLLMPLIPLTFVTLYYWDLAYGNKVHRIRMEAEHIMTHEAESLQWPCGLPSPSSIDIGREDEEEKKRIHPPLM
- the LOC134751121 gene encoding plasminogen receptor (KT) isoform X1, which produces MGNYFAVNIEENYIKNQDFIQSVNKIKMERQIQLQYQLQERQMALQIAKNRDTCLWMTTFYITAITGLVTGLRRYSIIFRRTKRPYLLMPLIPLTFVTLYYWDLAYGNKVHRIRMEAEHIMTHEAESLQWPCGLPSPSSIDIGREDEEEKKRIHPPLM
- the LOC134751115 gene encoding flap endonuclease 1 → MGIQGLTKLIADIAPQAVKEMEIKNYFGRKIAIDASMSLYQFLIAVRSEGAQLTSVDGETTSHLMGTFYRTIRLIENGIKPVYVFDGKPPELKSHQLNKRAERREEAEKELQKATEAGDQASIEKFNRRLVKVTKQHGEEARSLLKLMGIPVVEAPCEAEAQCAALVKAGKVFATATEDMDALTFGANVLLRHLTFSEARKMPVQEIHLDRVLDGLELKHNEFIDLCILLGCDYCGSIRGVGPKRAIELIRQHRTLDEVLKNIDTSKYPPPENWDYADARRLFLEPDITDPKDIEIKWTDPDEEGLVKFLCGDKQFNEERVRNGAKKLMKARSTTTQGRLDGFFQVSTTPNPKRKAEEEKKKAANKKAKTGGRGRKPK